Part of the Polaribacter sp. Hel1_33_78 genome is shown below.
AACTGTTGGAAGCCTTGTAAAGAAAACTAATTTACCAATACTAACAGTTCCAGAAGGTTACAAGTATAGTCCAGTTAAAAATATTTTAATGGCTTTTAAATCTGGCATTGTGAAAAGTAAAACAGCTTTAAAACCGCTTCAATTTATTATGAATAAATTTGACTCTGAAGTAAATTTATTATTGGTAAAAACAACTAATTATACGGATGAAGATTTAGTTTTAAATAAATCTTTAGAGGCATTAAAATCTTCATTAACTATTACCGAGAAAGCAACTACTTTTCAAGGAGTTTTAGAACATTTTCAAAAACATCAACCTGATTTGTTGTGTGTATTTAGGCGTAAAAGAGGATTCTTTCAAAAATTATGGGAAAAGAATACTATTTTAAAAGAAGAATTTCACTCTAGTGTTCCTCTATTAATTTTAAAAGGAAAAAATTAATACTTTAAATCTGCAGGTTCTATAAAATCGATTGCTGGATTATAAATTTCTCTGATATAACCTTTTATCTCTTCTAAAAATTGGTCTAATTTTTCTGGAGTAATCGTTGTCTCTGGACTTCTGTAATTTGACGAGAAATTAATCGCTAAAAACTCTTGGTTTAGATTTTTAAAAGAAAATATACCTCCTTTTAAATTTTTAGAACTATTATATTTTTTACTTTTGGTGTATAAAAATGCATACAACAAAACCTGAATCGCTTTGTATTGCTCTCTCTCTCTTAATTCTGCAAAATTTAATACTTTTAACTCAGAACTTTTCACCATCCCTGATTTATAATCTATAATTCTAATTTCACCGTTTAACTCATCAACTCTATCAACATTCCCATGAATTTTTACAGGAAAATCGATTCCTTCAATTTCAATTTTAGCCGATAAATTCTCTTCTGTAGCGATAATTTTTAGTTGATTATTTTGATCTTTTAATAACTTTTTTTCTTGTGCCAAAAAGTTCACAACAAATCTATTCGCAACCTCAAAAATTAAGCGATTTTTCCCTGTCCTCAAGTCACCATTTTTAAAATGAATTTTAAAATGTTTTACAACCAAATCTTTGGTTATTTTTTCCATTTCAGAAATGGCATCAACTGTTAAGAACTTCCCTATAAAGGGCTTGTAAAGCTCATCTAAAGTTTCGTGTACAACAGTTCCTAAGGTATTGTAAGCAACAGTTTCTTCAACATCATCAAATTCTTTTATCCTTAAAATTTTCTGTTTGTAAAATGCCATAGGGTTATACAGATAATTCGTTAAAGAGGAAGGAGAAAAACCGTTGTGAGCCAATTCTCTTAACCGATCAAACACCAAATTATTTTTAGAAATTTCTTTTAATTTAACTTTTTGAGCAAGCACTTTTGGAGATACAATTTTTTGAACAATATCCGTCCGCATCATCTCTAACTGGGTTACAAATCTACTTTTTTCTCCACTTCCAAAAACATCATGTTCTGTGTTATACAAAATAAAAATATTTTTTGCCCTTTGTAATAATCTAAAAAAATGATACGAAAAAATAGCGTCTTTCTCTCTATACGTTGGTAGACCAAATTCGATTTTTACATCAAAAGGAATAAAAGAATTTTGCTGACTACTTGCTGGCAACACCCCTTCGTTTGCAGATGCCAAAATAATGTTTTCAAAATCTAAAACACGGGTTTCTAGCATTCCCATTAATTGCAAACCTTTTAATGGCTCTCCCTGAAAAGACAAACTTTCTGAAGCTATTAATTGTTTAAAAAATTGAGAAAGTATTTTTAAATCTGTGAAATATTGAAATTCATTTTGTAGTGTTTTTAACTGAGTGAATACCGTGTAAAATCGAAATAAATATTCTTTTTCTAAAGCATCAACTTCTTCTTTTAATAAATTAATTAAATCTAAAACCCTATCAATAAAATTTATCACATTGTCAAAAGGTTTAAATAGATTTAAAACTACATTTTCGACTTCTGGAGTTTGATTTTCTAAAAATTTTGCAAGTCTATTTTCATTAATAAAAGTCTGATTTTCTTTTGCAATTTCCGATGTAAAAGCATCTACTGATGCTATTAAACCATAAATAGATTGATGCTTAAAAAAACGAATTATATCTTTATAATAAAACTGATTTACACTCTTTTTTTGTAATTTTTCTTGCGAAATAAACAACTGAAAAATTGAAAACAATAAATTTGTTGTGGGAATATCCTTTAATGGATAACCCATTGTAATATTAATTGCTTCAATGTTTTTCGGCAGTGAATTTAGTGTAATCGGCAACAAAGTTTCATCTGCTAGAACCAATGCTGTATTTTTAAAGTTGGTATTTTTTTCTAAAATTTCACCAATATATTTTATTTGTGTATTGTTCTTTGCTGCTCCAATAACCTCTATTTTCTTGGGGGCTAAAAATGTATTCCCTAAAGATTTAAGTTTCTTGTTTTCAAAATATTTCCACTCTTTCTTATACTTTCTAATAAATTTTCCTGCTTGATGAGTTGAATTAAAAAACGTTTCATCTATATCCCAATAAATTTCAGAATTTCCATTCTCTAATACTTTTTGGAACAGCAATTCTTCAGCCTTATTTAAAGCATTAAAACCAATAAAGAAGATTTTTTTATCTTCATTTTTATTTAAAAAGGTATCAATTTTTTTAAATGCCTCTCGATACATTAAACCTTGATAACCAATGTTTTCATCAATTAAAAATTGATAAAAGGCACTATAATATATGCTAAGTTTTTCTAGAAAAGAATAATGATCTTTTATCAATTCTGTTTCCTTAAACGTACCTTTTACAGACCATTTTCGTAAACGCTCAATATCTCTTAAATAAATAAAAATATCTGTTGGATTTATTAAATGTTGGTCAATTTCATTAAAATCTTGCAGTACCGTTAATGCCCAAGAAGAAAACGTGTCAAAAGAATCTGGATTTTTCTCTACACTTTTATAAATGGTATAAAAGTGAAATAATAATTGAATATTATCTGCTTTTTGAACTCCAGAAACTTGCTGGATAAACTGTTCTATATTTAACATTTCCGGCAAAAAACCAACAGAAATTTTATCTTTAAAGGTTTGTTTTACAAACACTTTCGCTCTTTGTGAAGGCAATACAAAAACAACATTTTGAAATGATTTTGTGGTTTGTAAAATATCATCTAATGTTTCAGAAATAAAAGATTGCATAGATTTTTTTTGATTTTCTAAATTACAAAAACTTACATTTATACATCTTTAATCTTCAAATTTATTTTAATGGATAATGAATTACATATTGTTGGTATTCAAACTGATTTGTTTTGGGAAGATCCGACTAAAAATCTTGCTTTTTTTGAAGAGAAAATAAACAGTTTACCAATAAATACAGATATCGTTGTTTTACCAGAAATGTTTACTACCGGTTTCACTATGAATCCAGAAAAAAATGCTGAGAAAATCGATGGCATTTCGGTTTGTTGGATGCAAAAAATCGCTATCAAAAAAAAGTTAGCAATTACAGGAAGTCTGGTAATAGAAAAAAACAATAAGTATTACAATATGCTAATTTTTGCACATCCATCAGGAAAGATTGAGACATACGTAAAAAGACATTCCTTTACTTTTGCTGGAGAAAATACAGTATATACTTCTGGTGAAGAAAAATTAATTATTACATACAAAGGATGGAAAATTTGCCCTTTAATTTGTTATGATTTACGTTTTCCTGTTTGGGCTAGAAATATTGAAAATTACGATTTATTGATTTTTATGGCAAATTGGCCTGTAAAAAGAATTAAAGCTTGGGAATTGCTTTTAAAAGCGCGTTCAATTGAAAATCTGTGCTACACTATAGGTGTCAATAGAACCGGAATAGATGCTAATAAGTACAGCTATTCTGGAAATTCTTTAATTATTGATTATTTAGGTACAGAAATTTCTAATTTACCTAAAAATGAAATTGGTGTTGTTAGTGCAACTATTGACAGGAAAAATCAAGATAAAATAAGAAAAAAACTAGGATTCTTAAATGATATGGATTCCTTTACGGTTACTCGTTCAAAATAATATATATGCAAATAAATAATGTTACAATTACGGATATTGATCAAATTTATAGCTTTTACAGAATCGCTTCCGATTATCAGAAAGCAAAAGAAAAAGTAATCGTTTGGCCCGATTTTAACAGAAACATGGTTGAAACTGAAATTGCGGAGCATAGACAATTTAAAATGTTAATGAACAACGAGGTGGTTTGTATTTGGGCAATAACTTTTAACGATGAACAAATTTGGGAAGAAAGAAATAGAGATAGTGCTATTTATATTCATAGAATAGCCACGAACCCGGATTTTAGGGGAAGAAATTTTGTTTCTAAAATTGTAGATTGGGCAAAAGAATATGTGAAGGAAAAAGGAATACAGTTTATAAGATTAGATACTTTAGGAAATAATACGAGATTAATTAAACATTATAAAAATGCTGGTTTTGATTTTCTTGGTATGTTTGATTTAAAAAACACAGATAGCTTGCCTGATCATTATAAAGAAGCTCCTGTTTGTTTGTTCGAAATCGACCTAGAATCCTAAAAAAATTATTGAAATCAAATTGAAACTTTAAAACGACAAACAACAGAAGTTACGTGTTTTATAACTCGAACCAAAAATCCTTCCGTTTTTAAAAAAAAGAAGGATTTAAAAATTTTATAGGTTTAAAATCAAGTGGCACTGCGATTGGAAATTTTATTTGAGCTCTTTTTAAATTACGTAACAAAAGCTATTCGTAAAGCATTCAATCGCTTCTTAAAAATTAGGCCGGTAACATCCATTTAAACTCAAATTTTGTGTCTGGAATTACAATTCTTTCTGTAATTCTATACATTCTATCTGGCAATTTCATTAAATAATCTCTTGCTTTTTCTGCTTCTGGAGTTAAGTTTGTGATTTTATCAATTTCCCACATTGTGTTCAATTTTTTTAGAATATCAACATAATCGAAACCTGTATATACGCCAATTCTTTGTGCTACTGCAGAAAAGTCATCAAACAGACTACCTTTTTCTGCAAAAGATTCTCTTAAATGCAATGCTGGCATTACAATTTTATGTTTCATCATGTGCTGAAAAGCTAACATCATTTCACTAGCATCAATTTTAAAGATTTCTTTTACAAAATGTGAGTATGCTTGGTGATGACGCATTTCGTCTCCTGCAATAATTTTAGACATTTTAGCCAAAGCTTTATGCCCTTTTTTGCGTGCAATTTTTGCGACATTGTTATGGGAAACATACGTTGCTAATTCTTGAAATGTTGTATAAACAAAGTTTTTATAAGGATCTGTTGATGTACCAATATCAAAACCATCTGCTATTAGATGTTGAGTAGATATTTCTACTTCACGCATATTTACACGTCCAGACAAATACAAGTATTTGTTTAAAACATCTCCATGTCTGTTTTCTTCTGCTGTCCATGTTCTTACCCATTTTGCCCAACTGTTATCTGGATCTTGACAAACTCCGTCTAAATCTAACAACCAAGATTCGTATGTTGGTAGAGCTTCTTCTGTAATGGTATCTCCTACTAAAACCACCCAAAAGTCATCATGTAATTCTTTAGATATTTCTCTTATTTCTTCTACTTCTGTAATAAATGAATCTGATTGAGAATTAGGTAAAAAATCTGTTGGTTGCCAAATTTTTTCAGCAGGAATTAAATAAGTATCCATAAAGTGTTGCATCTTTTTTTCTAAAGTTAGCATTACTTCTTTTCTTACGTTTTTTATAGACATAACTTTTTATTTTATGTGTTCTTTAATAATTGATTCTGTTTGCTCTAATAATTCCTCAAAAGGCATAGAATCAATCTTTATTGGTTTGTGTGTAGTAATTGTAATTGGACTTCCAATACCAAATGGAAAACTTCCGTATTTAAAAATCTTCCAAGAATTATTGATTGTTAAAGGTACAACATATCCCTCTTTATTAAATTTTGTGATGATTTTTAAGCCATTAGAGGCAAACTTTTTAGGCTCACCATTTCTACTTCTTGTTCCTTCAGGAAAAATAATTGCACCCCATTTATTTTTATTTATCCTTTTTGAGAATTTAATCAATTCACTTATAGATTGTTTTGGATCTTTTCTATCTATTAAAGCAGCTCCTCCAACTCTTAAATTATATGATACACTTGGAGTTCCTTTTGCAAGTT
Proteins encoded:
- a CDS encoding universal stress protein; its protein translation is MQNILVPIGSTESAQNSLQYAIDFASEIDAKILVFRAYSAQTKAGTIINIDDIIARETNLYLRTIVNSVDRKNVDVKLIAAKGSVIDSVEAIDHDLGIDLIIVGAKSNSIKEEIFLGKTVGSLVKKTNLPILTVPEGYKYSPVKNILMAFKSGIVKSKTALKPLQFIMNKFDSEVNLLLVKTTNYTDEDLVLNKSLEALKSSLTITEKATTFQGVLEHFQKHQPDLLCVFRRKRGFFQKLWEKNTILKEEFHSSVPLLILKGKN
- a CDS encoding PD-(D/E)XK nuclease family protein, which translates into the protein MQSFISETLDDILQTTKSFQNVVFVLPSQRAKVFVKQTFKDKISVGFLPEMLNIEQFIQQVSGVQKADNIQLLFHFYTIYKSVEKNPDSFDTFSSWALTVLQDFNEIDQHLINPTDIFIYLRDIERLRKWSVKGTFKETELIKDHYSFLEKLSIYYSAFYQFLIDENIGYQGLMYREAFKKIDTFLNKNEDKKIFFIGFNALNKAEELLFQKVLENGNSEIYWDIDETFFNSTHQAGKFIRKYKKEWKYFENKKLKSLGNTFLAPKKIEVIGAAKNNTQIKYIGEILEKNTNFKNTALVLADETLLPITLNSLPKNIEAINITMGYPLKDIPTTNLLFSIFQLFISQEKLQKKSVNQFYYKDIIRFFKHQSIYGLIASVDAFTSEIAKENQTFINENRLAKFLENQTPEVENVVLNLFKPFDNVINFIDRVLDLINLLKEEVDALEKEYLFRFYTVFTQLKTLQNEFQYFTDLKILSQFFKQLIASESLSFQGEPLKGLQLMGMLETRVLDFENIILASANEGVLPASSQQNSFIPFDVKIEFGLPTYREKDAIFSYHFFRLLQRAKNIFILYNTEHDVFGSGEKSRFVTQLEMMRTDIVQKIVSPKVLAQKVKLKEISKNNLVFDRLRELAHNGFSPSSLTNYLYNPMAFYKQKILRIKEFDDVEETVAYNTLGTVVHETLDELYKPFIGKFLTVDAISEMEKITKDLVVKHFKIHFKNGDLRTGKNRLIFEVANRFVVNFLAQEKKLLKDQNNQLKIIATEENLSAKIEIEGIDFPVKIHGNVDRVDELNGEIRIIDYKSGMVKSSELKVLNFAELREREQYKAIQVLLYAFLYTKSKKYNSSKNLKGGIFSFKNLNQEFLAINFSSNYRSPETTITPEKLDQFLEEIKGYIREIYNPAIDFIEPADLKY
- a CDS encoding nitrilase family protein, which translates into the protein MDNELHIVGIQTDLFWEDPTKNLAFFEEKINSLPINTDIVVLPEMFTTGFTMNPEKNAEKIDGISVCWMQKIAIKKKLAITGSLVIEKNNKYYNMLIFAHPSGKIETYVKRHSFTFAGENTVYTSGEEKLIITYKGWKICPLICYDLRFPVWARNIENYDLLIFMANWPVKRIKAWELLLKARSIENLCYTIGVNRTGIDANKYSYSGNSLIIDYLGTEISNLPKNEIGVVSATIDRKNQDKIRKKLGFLNDMDSFTVTRSK
- a CDS encoding GNAT family N-acetyltransferase; the encoded protein is MQINNVTITDIDQIYSFYRIASDYQKAKEKVIVWPDFNRNMVETEIAEHRQFKMLMNNEVVCIWAITFNDEQIWEERNRDSAIYIHRIATNPDFRGRNFVSKIVDWAKEYVKEKGIQFIRLDTLGNNTRLIKHYKNAGFDFLGMFDLKNTDSLPDHYKEAPVCLFEIDLES
- a CDS encoding acyl-ACP desaturase, giving the protein MSIKNVRKEVMLTLEKKMQHFMDTYLIPAEKIWQPTDFLPNSQSDSFITEVEEIREISKELHDDFWVVLVGDTITEEALPTYESWLLDLDGVCQDPDNSWAKWVRTWTAEENRHGDVLNKYLYLSGRVNMREVEISTQHLIADGFDIGTSTDPYKNFVYTTFQELATYVSHNNVAKIARKKGHKALAKMSKIIAGDEMRHHQAYSHFVKEIFKIDASEMMLAFQHMMKHKIVMPALHLRESFAEKGSLFDDFSAVAQRIGVYTGFDYVDILKKLNTMWEIDKITNLTPEAEKARDYLMKLPDRMYRITERIVIPDTKFEFKWMLPA
- a CDS encoding lysophospholipid acyltransferase family protein; its protein translation is MKSLLIIGVTIRLKNEYKIPENTSIIFVSNHQSIVDIPPIAWFFRKHYPKFVAKIELAKGTPSVSYNLRVGGAALIDRKDPKQSISELIKFSKRINKNKWGAIIFPEGTRSRNGEPKKFASNGLKIITKFNKEGYVVPLTINNSWKIFKYGSFPFGIGSPITITTHKPIKIDSMPFEELLEQTESIIKEHIK